One window from the genome of Pseudomonas frederiksbergensis encodes:
- a CDS encoding aspartate carbamoyltransferase catalytic subunit gives MTPLETKRPLQLNDQGQLRHFLSLDGLRRELLTEILDTADSFLEVGARAVKKVPLLRGKTVCNVFFENSTRTRTTFELAAQRLSADVITLNVSTSSASKGETLLDTLRNLEAMAADMFVVRHGDSGAAHFIAEHVCPQVAIINGGDGRHAHPTQGMLDMLTIRRHKGSFENLSVAIVGDILHSRVARSNMLALKTLGCPDIRVIAPKTLLPIGVEQYGVKVYTDMTEGLKDVDVVIMLRLQRERMTGGLLPSEGEFYRLFGLTTARLAGAKPDAIVMHPGPINRGVEIESAVADGPHSVILNQVTYGIAIRMAVLSMAMSGQTAQRQFDQENAQ, from the coding sequence ATGACGCCTCTCGAAACCAAGCGCCCGCTGCAGCTCAACGATCAGGGCCAGCTGCGGCACTTCCTGTCCCTCGACGGCCTGCGCCGCGAGCTGCTGACAGAAATCCTCGACACCGCCGACTCGTTCCTCGAAGTCGGTGCCCGGGCGGTGAAGAAAGTCCCGTTGCTGCGCGGCAAGACCGTGTGCAACGTGTTCTTCGAAAACTCCACCCGCACCCGCACCACCTTCGAACTGGCGGCCCAACGCCTGTCGGCGGACGTGATTACCCTCAACGTGTCCACGTCCTCGGCGAGCAAGGGCGAAACCCTGCTCGACACCTTGCGCAACCTCGAAGCCATGGCCGCCGACATGTTCGTCGTGCGCCACGGCGACTCCGGTGCGGCGCACTTCATTGCCGAACACGTGTGCCCGCAAGTGGCGATCATCAACGGCGGCGACGGCCGGCACGCCCACCCGACCCAGGGCATGCTGGACATGCTGACCATCCGTCGGCACAAGGGCAGCTTCGAGAACCTGTCGGTGGCCATCGTTGGCGACATCCTGCACTCGCGAGTGGCCCGCTCCAACATGCTGGCCCTCAAGACCCTCGGTTGCCCGGACATCCGCGTGATCGCGCCGAAGACCCTGCTGCCCATCGGCGTCGAGCAATACGGCGTGAAGGTCTACACCGACATGACCGAAGGCCTCAAGGATGTGGATGTGGTGATCATGCTGCGCCTGCAACGCGAGCGCATGACCGGTGGCCTGCTGCCCAGCGAAGGCGAGTTCTATCGCCTGTTCGGCCTGACCACGGCACGCCTGGCCGGGGCCAAGCCGGATGCCATCGTCATGCACCCGGGGCCGATCAACCGCGGCGTGGAGATCGAGTCGGCGGTGGCTGACGGGCCGCATTCGGTGATTCTCAACCAGGTGACCTACGGCATCGCCATCCGCATGGCCGTGCTGTCCATGGCCATGAGCGGGCAAACGGCCCAGCGCCAATTCGACCAGGAGAACGCCCAGTGA